Proteins from one Pseudomonas grandcourensis genomic window:
- a CDS encoding GGDEF domain-containing protein: MTHNAIQRLLLKRFALAAGTYALALLLLWLAFFTGHYDAPLSSVAIGSVLVVISQATLFAVFYSGCNLRFADPSLTEAQVLLGLGWQTWLIAHLDEARGAFLVFYVLILLFGLFHLSRRSLVRCAVLVFFSFSAITLWEGYHFQLPDPAMAVLQVCVLFIVLVWLVLYARYVQASRQRMRQRRFALQAHQDTLRGMMRQLEGLVATDELTGLFNRRHFLRLASRELNAMDAGVMHGLALIDLDHFKRINDLHGHAAGDQVLQAFAGVASACLRDGDVLARYGGEEFVVLLPDCDADSLTSCCERLRIAFTDVELIGLNVRSLSLSAGMTLLELGDDLDDALQRADQALYCAKRDGRNRCAAAWENIDA; encoded by the coding sequence TTGACCCATAACGCCATCCAGCGCCTGTTGCTCAAACGTTTCGCCCTTGCGGCCGGCACCTATGCCCTGGCATTGCTGTTGCTGTGGCTGGCGTTTTTTACCGGTCACTATGATGCACCGCTTTCCAGTGTCGCCATCGGCAGCGTACTGGTGGTGATCAGCCAGGCCACCCTGTTCGCGGTGTTCTACAGCGGCTGCAACCTGCGCTTCGCCGACCCCAGCCTGACCGAGGCACAAGTGTTGCTGGGACTGGGCTGGCAAACCTGGCTGATCGCCCATCTGGACGAAGCCCGGGGCGCGTTCCTGGTGTTTTACGTGCTGATCCTGCTGTTCGGCCTGTTCCATCTGTCACGCCGGTCTTTAGTACGATGCGCAGTGCTGGTGTTTTTCAGTTTCAGTGCGATCACGCTGTGGGAGGGCTACCACTTCCAGCTACCCGACCCGGCCATGGCGGTGTTGCAGGTCTGTGTGCTGTTCATCGTGCTGGTGTGGCTGGTGCTGTATGCCCGCTATGTGCAGGCTTCGCGACAGCGTATGCGCCAGCGGCGTTTTGCCTTGCAGGCACACCAGGACACGTTGCGCGGGATGATGCGCCAGCTCGAAGGCCTGGTGGCCACCGATGAGCTCACGGGCCTGTTCAATCGCCGGCATTTCCTGCGCCTGGCTTCCCGCGAATTGAACGCCATGGACGCCGGTGTCATGCATGGCCTGGCGCTGATCGACCTCGACCATTTCAAACGCATCAACGACCTGCACGGCCATGCCGCTGGCGATCAGGTGCTGCAAGCCTTTGCCGGCGTTGCCAGCGCGTGCTTGCGCGACGGAGACGTGCTGGCCCGCTACGGCGGCGAAGAGTTCGTGGTGCTGCTGCCCGATTGCGATGCCGACAGTCTGACTTCGTGCTGCGAACGGCTTCGCATCGCGTTCACCGATGTCGAGTTGATTGGTCTGAATGTACGCAGCCTCAGCCTGTCCGCCGGCATGACCCTGCTGGAACTGGGCGACGACCTCGATGACGCCCTGCAACGGGCCGATCAGGCGCTCTATTGCGCCAAACGTGACGGCCGCAACCGGTGCGCGGCAGCGTGGGAGAACATCGATGCCTGA
- the pyk gene encoding pyruvate kinase: MSVRRTKIVATLGPASNSPEVLEQLILAGLDVARLNFSHGTPDEHKARAKLVRDLAAKHGRFVALLGDLQGPKIRIAKFANKKIELKIGDQFTFSTSHPLTEGNQQVVGIDYPDLVKDCGVGDELLLDDGRVVMRVDTATATELNCTVIIGGPLSDHKGINRRGGGLTAPALTEKDKADIKLAAEMEVDYLAVSFPRDAADMEYARQLRDEAGGTAWLVAKIERAEAVADDETLDGLIKASDAVMVARGDLGVEIGDAELVGIQKKIILHARRHNKAVIVATQMMESMIQNPMPTRAEVSDVANAVLDYTDAVMLSAESAAGLYPLEAVQAMARICIGAEKHPTSKTSSHRIGKEFERCDESIALATMYTANHFPGVKAIIALTESGYTPLIMSRIRSSVPIYAFTPHREAQARAAMFRGVYTIPFDPASLAPNEVSQKAIDELVKRGVVQKGDWVILTKGDSYHTTGGTNGMKILHVGDPMV, encoded by the coding sequence ATGTCCGTCCGTCGTACCAAAATCGTCGCCACCCTTGGCCCGGCCAGTAACTCGCCGGAAGTTCTCGAACAGCTGATTCTGGCTGGCCTGGACGTCGCCCGCCTGAACTTCTCCCACGGCACTCCCGACGAGCACAAGGCTCGCGCGAAGCTGGTCCGTGACCTCGCTGCCAAGCACGGTCGCTTCGTCGCCCTGCTGGGTGACCTGCAAGGCCCGAAAATCCGTATCGCCAAATTCGCCAACAAGAAGATCGAGCTGAAGATCGGTGATCAATTCACTTTCTCCACCAGCCATCCTCTGACCGAAGGCAACCAGCAAGTGGTCGGCATCGACTACCCGGACCTGGTCAAGGACTGCGGCGTGGGCGACGAACTGCTGCTCGACGACGGTCGCGTGGTGATGCGCGTCGATACCGCCACGGCCACCGAACTGAACTGCACCGTGATCATCGGCGGCCCGCTGTCCGATCACAAAGGCATCAACCGTCGCGGTGGCGGCCTGACCGCTCCGGCCCTGACTGAAAAAGACAAGGCTGACATCAAGCTCGCCGCGGAAATGGAAGTCGACTACCTCGCGGTCTCCTTCCCGCGTGACGCCGCCGACATGGAATACGCCCGTCAACTGCGCGACGAAGCCGGCGGCACTGCCTGGCTGGTGGCGAAGATCGAACGCGCCGAAGCCGTGGCCGACGACGAAACCCTCGACGGCCTGATCAAGGCGTCCGACGCGGTGATGGTTGCCCGTGGTGACCTGGGTGTGGAAATCGGCGACGCCGAGCTGGTGGGCATCCAGAAGAAAATCATTCTGCACGCACGACGCCACAACAAGGCGGTGATCGTCGCGACCCAGATGATGGAGTCGATGATCCAGAACCCGATGCCGACCCGCGCCGAAGTGTCCGACGTAGCCAACGCCGTACTCGACTACACCGACGCCGTGATGCTTTCGGCCGAAAGTGCTGCTGGCCTGTACCCGCTGGAAGCCGTTCAGGCCATGGCGCGCATCTGCATCGGTGCCGAAAAGCACCCGACCAGCAAGACCTCCAGCCACCGCATCGGCAAAGAGTTCGAGCGCTGCGACGAAAGCATCGCACTGGCGACCATGTACACCGCCAACCACTTCCCGGGCGTGAAGGCGATCATCGCCCTGACCGAAAGTGGCTACACCCCGCTGATCATGTCGCGCATCCGCTCCTCGGTGCCGATCTACGCGTTCACCCCACACCGCGAAGCCCAGGCTCGCGCGGCAATGTTCCGTGGCGTGTACACCATCCCGTTCGACCCGGCTTCGCTGGCGCCGAACGAAGTCAGCCAGAAGGCTATCGACGAGCTGGTCAAGCGCGGCGTAGTACAGAAAGGCGACTGGGTCATCCTGACCAAGGGCGACAGCTACCACACCACCGGCGGCACTAACGGCATGAAGATCCTGCACGTTGGCGATCCGATGGTCTGA
- a CDS encoding SBBP repeat-containing protein, whose product MNSQTIEIPNPGKFDPEFGTNGGLIYLKHPSRPLQGISGRGLDTDTNGNAYIVGNIENDSFRNEYFCVRLTTKGEIDKTFGNEGYVSGHFGSDSEAAESIATEVRILRDQKILVIGQYQILGTGKLSKALVRLLPDGSLDLDFGIKGKVILDLGDRSLHKGPVPDDSGTTSNDLHASNSTTIILDEKILLVGQFYREVGVVESLLIRLMPNGMLDTSFNEKGFVIIAHPDFTGTTALDSLLITESGKFVLSGTVGLLNDREPLITQLHDTGELDTSFASNGYLVIESPPERNFRIMSLVRQTNRRILAVGYAGFYAPDGLLISREPDGTENIQFNGGKPVLENLGGLGLTAWGTASIILSNGKILVLGSVKHPVYSHTTTALVRFTGAGSLDLTYGNGTGWYSFGHARQTRGAVAFMPGKVLFLGMDVIDGNEFNYIARALIE is encoded by the coding sequence ATGAATAGTCAAACGATTGAAATACCTAACCCTGGTAAATTTGATCCGGAATTCGGAACTAATGGAGGGCTGATATACCTGAAACATCCCAGCCGCCCTCTTCAAGGGATCTCCGGCCGTGGTCTCGACACCGACACCAACGGCAACGCTTATATTGTCGGAAACATTGAAAATGATTCATTTCGAAACGAATACTTTTGCGTCAGGCTAACAACAAAAGGTGAAATTGATAAAACATTCGGAAACGAGGGTTATGTGAGCGGCCACTTCGGCAGTGATTCTGAAGCAGCGGAATCGATCGCTACCGAAGTCAGAATTCTCCGAGACCAAAAGATTCTAGTGATCGGCCAATATCAAATTCTCGGGACTGGCAAGCTTAGCAAGGCACTCGTCCGCTTACTGCCCGACGGGAGCCTGGACCTCGACTTCGGAATTAAAGGTAAGGTCATCCTTGACTTGGGTGACCGCAGTCTTCATAAAGGGCCTGTACCCGACGATTCGGGCACCACATCAAATGATCTACACGCCAGCAATAGCACGACGATCATACTTGACGAAAAAATACTGTTGGTCGGCCAGTTTTACAGGGAAGTAGGCGTAGTCGAGTCCCTGCTTATTCGACTCATGCCCAACGGCATGCTCGATACAAGCTTCAATGAAAAAGGTTTCGTCATAATTGCTCATCCCGACTTCACCGGGACAACTGCGCTGGACAGTCTATTGATCACGGAGAGTGGAAAGTTTGTACTCTCGGGTACGGTTGGACTTCTCAACGACCGTGAACCATTGATTACACAACTCCACGATACAGGTGAGTTGGACACATCATTTGCCAGCAATGGTTATCTGGTAATTGAATCGCCTCCCGAAAGAAATTTCAGAATCATGAGTTTAGTCCGGCAAACGAACCGACGTATTCTAGCGGTTGGCTATGCAGGCTTTTACGCTCCTGATGGGCTTTTGATCAGCCGGGAACCCGATGGCACAGAGAACATACAATTCAATGGTGGCAAACCTGTGCTGGAAAATCTGGGAGGTCTTGGACTCACCGCCTGGGGAACTGCCTCTATTATTCTGAGCAATGGAAAAATTCTGGTGCTCGGCTCTGTCAAACACCCTGTCTATAGCCACACTACGACTGCTTTAGTACGTTTCACTGGCGCAGGCTCTCTCGATTTGACCTATGGAAACGGTACTGGCTGGTATTCATTTGGTCACGCTAGACAAACCAGAGGAGCTGTCGCTTTCATGCCCGGAAAAGTACTGTTCTTGGGGATGGACGTAATTGACGGGAATGAATTTAACTACATAGCACGTGCCCTGATTGAGTGA
- a CDS encoding iron-sulfur-binding ferredoxin reductase gives MPELRVGERHWSVAAGSNLLDALNQNGVPVPYSCRAGSCHACLVQCVRGLPSDSRPDALSAQQREQGWRLACQCQVVEDLQVHAFDPQTDGHPAEVAAIDWLSATVLRLRVIPQRPLRYSAGQHLVLWAGSVARPYSLASLPQEDRFLEFHLDCRKPGEFSDAARQLRIGDPIRLGELRGGALHYDPDWHARPLWLMAAGTGLGPLFGVLREALRQDHQGAIRVIHLAHDADEHYLAKPLQAMAASRPNLTVELWTPAELPAALAQLRLVSRQTLALLCGAPDSVDAFARRLYLAGLPRNQLLADVFLPRG, from the coding sequence ATGCCTGAGCTGCGGGTTGGCGAGCGCCATTGGTCGGTGGCGGCGGGCAGCAATCTGCTCGACGCGCTGAACCAGAACGGCGTGCCAGTGCCTTACAGTTGCCGCGCCGGCAGTTGCCATGCCTGCCTGGTGCAGTGTGTGCGGGGCCTGCCGAGCGACAGCCGCCCCGATGCCTTGAGTGCACAGCAGCGTGAACAGGGCTGGCGGCTGGCGTGCCAGTGCCAGGTGGTCGAGGACTTGCAGGTGCACGCCTTCGACCCGCAAACCGATGGACATCCGGCCGAAGTCGCGGCTATCGATTGGCTGAGTGCCACGGTGCTGCGCTTGCGGGTAATCCCCCAGCGGCCGTTGCGCTACAGCGCCGGCCAGCACCTGGTGTTGTGGGCGGGCAGTGTGGCGCGGCCGTATTCTCTCGCCAGCCTGCCGCAGGAGGACCGTTTTCTCGAGTTTCATCTCGATTGCCGCAAGCCCGGGGAATTCAGCGATGCCGCCAGGCAATTGCGCATCGGCGATCCGATCCGTCTCGGTGAACTGCGCGGCGGTGCCTTGCATTACGACCCTGACTGGCATGCCCGGCCGTTGTGGTTGATGGCGGCCGGAACCGGGTTGGGGCCGTTGTTTGGTGTCTTGCGCGAAGCACTACGCCAGGATCATCAGGGCGCCATTCGCGTCATTCACCTGGCCCATGATGCCGATGAGCACTACCTGGCCAAACCCCTGCAAGCCATGGCCGCCAGCCGTCCGAACCTGACGGTCGAGCTGTGGACCCCGGCCGAGTTACCCGCGGCTTTGGCGCAACTGCGGCTTGTTTCCCGGCAAACCCTGGCCTTACTCTGCGGAGCCCCCGACAGTGTCGACGCCTTTGCCCGGCGCCTGTACCTGGCGGGATTGCCGCGCAATCAACTGCTGGCCGATGTGTTCCTGCCCCGTGGTTGA
- a CDS encoding PilZ domain-containing protein has translation MFTDRRIERHQLPYFLKVFNGITGKPIGYLGNVSEDGLMLISQLPMMIGADFNLRLKIPASEGGQRNIDLQACCLWCHEDATPQHYDAGFSLQRAPPEYGQLVEALKQYFSFLPLPASA, from the coding sequence ATGTTCACCGACCGCCGAATCGAGCGGCATCAACTGCCGTACTTCCTGAAAGTGTTCAACGGCATCACCGGTAAACCCATCGGCTACCTGGGCAATGTCTCCGAAGACGGGCTGATGCTGATCAGCCAGCTACCGATGATGATCGGCGCGGACTTCAACCTGCGCCTGAAAATTCCCGCCAGCGAAGGTGGCCAGCGGAACATCGACCTGCAGGCCTGTTGCCTGTGGTGCCACGAAGACGCGACCCCCCAACATTACGACGCCGGGTTCAGCCTGCAACGGGCACCACCGGAATATGGGCAACTGGTGGAGGCGTTGAAGCAGTACTTCAGTTTTCTGCCGCTGCCGGCTTCGGCTTGA
- a CDS encoding enoyl-CoA hydratase-related protein: MTDAIQVERERGLLTLRLNRPDKKNALTRAMYSHLAEALKQADSDPEINAVLITGSAECFTAGNDIADFIQQPPSGLDSPVFQFMLNLLECRKPVVAAVAGAAVGIGTTMLLHCDLVYVSRDARLRMPFVNLGLCPEFGSSLILPRLLGQAKAAELLLLGEGFNGEQAAAWGIASEALGSGEEALAKAREMALRFESLPPEAVRISKQLMKAPDRELLRKVIEEEGALFTQRLRSPEALAALTGFIKRH; encoded by the coding sequence ATGACCGATGCCATCCAAGTTGAACGCGAACGCGGCCTGTTGACCCTGCGACTGAATCGCCCGGACAAGAAAAACGCCCTGACCCGTGCCATGTACAGCCACTTGGCCGAGGCGCTGAAACAGGCCGACAGCGACCCCGAGATCAACGCCGTGCTGATCACCGGTTCTGCCGAATGCTTCACCGCCGGCAACGACATCGCCGATTTCATCCAGCAACCGCCGAGCGGCCTCGACAGCCCGGTGTTCCAGTTCATGCTCAACCTGCTCGAATGCCGCAAACCGGTGGTCGCCGCCGTGGCCGGAGCGGCGGTGGGCATTGGCACGACCATGTTGCTGCATTGCGACCTGGTCTACGTCAGCCGCGACGCCCGTCTGCGCATGCCGTTCGTCAACCTTGGCCTATGCCCGGAGTTCGGCTCCAGCCTGATCCTGCCGCGCCTGCTCGGGCAGGCCAAGGCGGCAGAGTTGTTGCTGCTCGGTGAAGGGTTCAATGGAGAGCAGGCGGCCGCGTGGGGCATTGCGTCCGAAGCATTGGGCAGTGGCGAAGAAGCTTTGGCCAAGGCGCGGGAGATGGCGCTGCGCTTCGAGTCGCTGCCGCCGGAAGCGGTGCGCATCAGCAAGCAATTGATGAAGGCGCCGGACAGGGAGCTGTTGCGCAAGGTGATTGAAGAGGAGGGGGCGTTGTTTACTCAACGGCTGCGTTCGCCGGAGGCGTTGGCGGCCTTGACCGGATTTATCAAGCGGCATTGA
- a CDS encoding fumarate hydratase, translated as MTVIKQDDLIQSVADALQFISYYHPVDFIQAMHEAYLREESPAARDSMAQILINSRMCATGHRPICQDTGIVTVFVRVGMDVRWDGATMSVDDMINEGVRRAYNLPENVLRASILADPAGARKNTKDNTPAVIHYSIVPGNTVEVDVAAKGGGSENKSKMAMLNPSDSIVDWVLKTVPEMGAGWCPPGMLGIGIGGTAEKAAVMAKEVLMESIDIHELKARGPQNRIEEMRLELFEKVNQLGIGAQGLGGLTTVLDVKIMDYPTHAASLPVCMIPNCAATRHTHFVLDGSGPVAQEAPPLDAYPEIVWEAGPSARRVNLDTLTPEEVQSWKPGETVLLNGKMLTGRDAAHKRMVEMLNKGETLPVDLKGRFIYYVGPVDPVREEVVGPAGPTTATRMDKFTRQILEQTGLLGMIGKSERGPTAIEAIKDHKAVYLMAVGGAAYLVAQAIKKSRVVAFAELGMEAIYEFDVKDMPVTVAVDSKGESVHITGPAIWQKKISESLAVEVQ; from the coding sequence ATGACCGTGATCAAGCAAGACGACCTGATTCAGAGCGTTGCCGACGCCCTGCAGTTCATTTCCTACTACCACCCCGTGGATTTCATCCAGGCGATGCACGAGGCCTACCTGCGCGAAGAATCGCCAGCGGCCCGCGACTCGATGGCACAGATCCTGATCAACTCGCGCATGTGCGCCACCGGCCATCGTCCGATCTGCCAGGACACCGGCATCGTGACCGTGTTTGTCCGCGTGGGCATGGACGTGCGTTGGGATGGCGCCACCATGAGCGTGGACGACATGATCAACGAGGGCGTACGTCGCGCCTACAACCTGCCGGAAAACGTCCTGCGCGCTTCGATCCTCGCCGACCCGGCGGGCGCTCGCAAGAACACCAAGGACAACACCCCGGCCGTTATCCACTACTCCATCGTTCCGGGTAACACCGTGGAAGTGGACGTGGCGGCCAAGGGCGGCGGTTCCGAGAACAAGTCGAAAATGGCCATGCTCAACCCGTCCGACTCGATCGTCGACTGGGTGCTGAAAACCGTTCCGGAAATGGGCGCCGGCTGGTGCCCACCGGGCATGCTCGGCATTGGCATCGGCGGCACCGCCGAGAAAGCCGCGGTCATGGCCAAGGAAGTGTTGATGGAGTCCATCGACATTCACGAGCTCAAAGCCCGTGGCCCGCAGAACCGCATTGAAGAAATGCGCCTGGAACTGTTCGAGAAGGTCAACCAACTGGGCATCGGCGCCCAGGGCCTCGGTGGCCTGACCACCGTGCTCGACGTGAAGATCATGGATTACCCGACCCACGCCGCTTCGCTGCCGGTGTGCATGATCCCGAACTGCGCCGCCACCCGTCACACGCACTTCGTGCTCGACGGTTCCGGCCCGGTTGCCCAGGAAGCGCCACCGTTGGACGCCTACCCGGAAATCGTCTGGGAAGCTGGTCCGTCGGCCCGTCGCGTCAACCTCGACACCCTGACCCCGGAAGAAGTGCAGAGCTGGAAGCCGGGCGAAACCGTCCTGCTCAACGGCAAGATGCTCACCGGTCGCGACGCTGCGCACAAGCGCATGGTCGAGATGCTGAACAAGGGCGAAACCCTGCCGGTGGACCTCAAGGGTCGCTTCATCTACTACGTCGGCCCGGTTGATCCGGTGCGCGAAGAAGTGGTTGGCCCGGCTGGCCCGACCACCGCGACGCGGATGGACAAGTTCACCCGTCAGATCCTCGAGCAGACTGGCCTGCTGGGCATGATCGGCAAATCCGAGCGCGGCCCGACCGCGATCGAAGCGATCAAGGACCACAAAGCCGTTTATCTGATGGCTGTCGGTGGCGCGGCTTACCTGGTGGCGCAAGCGATCAAGAAATCCCGCGTTGTCGCTTTCGCCGAGCTGGGCATGGAAGCGATCTACGAGTTCGACGTAAAAGACATGCCCGTGACCGTTGCGGTCGACAGCAAGGGCGAGTCGGTACACATCACCGGTCCTGCCATCTGGCAGAAAAAGATCAGTGAAAGCCTGGCGGTGGAAGTGCAATAA
- a CDS encoding DUF58 domain-containing protein produces the protein MKPSRLMLAWLLILLACTIVSGTLRALEFAVPANLMAINWGLLLALLALAILDVIRLKRLPSPRLKRQIPGSLALGRWSEVQLTVEHDFAQPMNVQVFDHVPQGLSFENLPLTVELQPGQHSLAGYRLRPLKRGHFSFERCEIDLPSPLGLWTDRRLLDLPDATRVYPDFARLYEGQLLAVDNWLSQLGVRQKQRRGLGLEFHQLREFREGDSLRQIDWKATARQRTPIAREYQDERDQQIIFMLDCGRHMRSQDDELSHFDHALNACLLLSYVALRQGDAVGLSTFASEQPRYLAPVKGTSHLNTLLNTVYDLNSSQRSADYQAAATQLLARQKRRALVVLVTNLREEDDDELLPAVHRLSRQHQVLVASLREDVLDTLRQSPVQTLPEALAYCGTVDYLNARAELHERLNAHGVLVMDARPGELGAELVTRYLGWKRTGP, from the coding sequence GTGAAACCCTCGCGCCTGATGCTCGCCTGGCTGTTGATCCTGCTGGCCTGCACCATTGTGTCGGGCACATTGCGGGCATTGGAGTTCGCGGTTCCGGCAAATCTCATGGCGATCAACTGGGGGTTGCTCCTGGCGCTGCTGGCCCTGGCCATCCTCGATGTCATTCGCCTCAAGCGCCTGCCTTCGCCCCGACTGAAACGCCAGATACCCGGCAGCCTTGCGCTGGGTCGATGGAGCGAGGTGCAACTGACGGTCGAACACGACTTTGCACAACCGATGAACGTACAAGTCTTCGACCATGTGCCGCAGGGCCTTAGCTTCGAAAACCTGCCGCTGACGGTCGAGCTGCAACCCGGCCAGCACAGCCTGGCCGGTTATCGCCTGCGCCCGCTCAAGCGCGGCCACTTCAGCTTCGAACGCTGCGAAATCGACCTGCCAAGCCCCTTGGGGCTCTGGACGGACAGGCGCTTGCTCGACCTGCCCGACGCCACCCGCGTCTATCCTGACTTCGCCCGTTTATATGAAGGGCAATTGCTGGCGGTGGACAACTGGCTCAGCCAGCTTGGCGTCCGCCAGAAACAACGAAGGGGCCTGGGCCTGGAATTCCATCAATTGCGCGAATTTCGCGAGGGCGACAGCCTGCGCCAGATCGACTGGAAAGCCACCGCCCGCCAGCGCACGCCGATTGCCCGGGAGTATCAGGACGAACGCGATCAGCAGATCATCTTCATGCTCGACTGCGGCCGGCACATGCGCAGCCAGGATGATGAGCTGTCGCACTTCGATCACGCCCTCAACGCCTGCCTGTTGCTCAGCTACGTGGCGCTACGTCAGGGCGACGCGGTGGGCCTGAGTACCTTTGCCAGCGAACAGCCGCGCTACCTCGCGCCGGTAAAAGGCACCAGCCATCTCAACACCCTGCTCAATACCGTTTATGACTTGAACAGCAGCCAACGCAGCGCCGACTATCAAGCCGCGGCCACGCAACTGCTGGCACGGCAAAAACGCCGGGCTCTGGTGGTGTTGGTGACCAACCTGCGCGAAGAGGACGACGATGAACTGCTTCCGGCCGTCCACCGTTTGAGCCGGCAGCATCAGGTGCTGGTCGCGAGCCTGCGCGAAGACGTGCTTGATACCCTGCGTCAGTCACCGGTGCAGACTTTGCCCGAAGCGCTGGCCTATTGCGGGACCGTGGATTACCTGAATGCACGCGCTGAGCTCCATGAGCGTTTGAACGCTCATGGAGTGTTGGTGATGGACGCGCGGCCCGGCGAGTTGGGGGCAGAGTTGGTGACTCGGTACCTGGGCTGGAAAAGAACCGGACCCTGA
- a CDS encoding tetratricopeptide repeat protein → MRFVLIAALAISALSVTGCTRWAMNHHLNNAYSAYDRGNCEQVMLELSKVERDSRARPYVWPEVSMMRGLCLERQKMYVDAVQTYQFIMASYPQSEYAYRSRARIETLQSLGHYPTRSAAAAKPTQF, encoded by the coding sequence ATGCGTTTCGTTCTCATTGCCGCCCTTGCCATCAGCGCCCTCAGCGTCACCGGTTGTACCCGTTGGGCGATGAACCATCATTTGAACAATGCCTACAGCGCCTATGACCGGGGCAATTGCGAGCAGGTGATGCTCGAGCTGTCCAAGGTCGAGCGCGACAGCCGGGCGCGCCCTTATGTGTGGCCAGAAGTGTCGATGATGCGCGGCCTGTGCCTGGAGCGGCAGAAGATGTACGTCGATGCGGTTCAAACGTATCAGTTCATCATGGCGTCTTATCCACAAAGCGAATATGCCTACCGCTCCCGTGCCCGCATCGAAACCCTGCAGAGCCTTGGCCACTACCCGACGCGCAGTGCCGCCGCGGCAAAACCGACGCAGTTCTGA